From Triticum aestivum cultivar Chinese Spring chromosome 4A, IWGSC CS RefSeq v2.1, whole genome shotgun sequence, a single genomic window includes:
- the LOC123088250 gene encoding uncharacterized protein isoform X2, with the protein MATTGATTGAPPSSSRRVGGRFWALADADEDDADGDADATPASPPSRVGLHVGEKKEMIRRVVHRRTAAIRPWKGPLPKVIF; encoded by the exons ATGGCGACTACAGGGGCGACCACCGGAGCACCCCCTTCATCCTCCAGGCGAGTTGGGGGCCGGTTCTGGGCCCTTGCTGACGCCGATGAGGATGATGCGGACGGAGATGCGGATGCGACTCCGGCATCCCCGCCGTCGCG GGTAGGACTTCACGTGGGAGAGAAGAAGGAGATGATCCGGCGTGTGGTTcatcggcgaacggcggcgatcAGGCCATGGAAGGGCCCTCTCCCCAAG
- the LOC123088250 gene encoding uncharacterized protein isoform X1: protein MATTGATTGAPPSSSRRVGGRFWALADADEDDADGDADATPASPPSRSPSDLICEFFNSGYAKDEVALTVDKVLPIDDPARVGLHVGEKKEMIRRVVHRRTAAIRPWKGPLPKVIF from the coding sequence ATGGCGACTACAGGGGCGACCACCGGAGCACCCCCTTCATCCTCCAGGCGAGTTGGGGGCCGGTTCTGGGCCCTTGCTGACGCCGATGAGGATGATGCGGACGGAGATGCGGATGCGACTCCGGCATCCCCGCCGTCGCGGTCGCCCTCCGATCTCATTTGCGAATTCTTTAATTCCGGTTATGCCAAAGATGAAGTGGCATTGACTGTTGACAAGGTCTTGCCTATTGATGATCCTGCCAGGGTAGGACTTCACGTGGGAGAGAAGAAGGAGATGATCCGGCGTGTGGTTcatcggcgaacggcggcgatcAGGCCATGGAAGGGCCCTCTCCCCAAG